From one Nilaparvata lugens isolate BPH chromosome 2, ASM1435652v1, whole genome shotgun sequence genomic stretch:
- the LOC111052548 gene encoding transcription initiation factor TFIID subunit 13 → MTEETFEQFEEEEHDGVIVPGSRKRLFSKELRCMMYGFGDDQNPYTESVDLLEDLVIEFITDMTHKAMEIGRTGRVQVEDIVFLVRKDPRKYARVKDLLTMNEELKKARKAFDEVKYAGKKD, encoded by the exons ATGACAGAAGAAACTTTTGAACAG TTTGAAGAAGAAGAGCATGACGGGGTTATTGTGCCTGGAAGTCGAAAACGTTTATTTTCTAAAGAGCTTCGATGTATGATGTATGGCTTTGGAGATGATCAAAACCCCTACACTGAGAGTGTAGATCTCCTTGAGGACCTAGTTATTGAATTCATAACTGATATG ACACATAAGGCGATGGAAATTGGAAGGACTGGGCGAGTTCAGGTGGAGGATATAGTTTTCCTTGTGCGAAAAGATCCGAGGAAGTATGCAAGGGTCAAAGACTTGCTGACCATGAACGAGGAACTGAAGAAGGCTCGTAAGGCATTCGATGAAGTCAAGTATGCTGGCAAAAAAGATTGa